The following coding sequences are from one Thermoplasmata archaeon window:
- a CDS encoding KEOPS complex subunit Pcc1: MTVEIRRTWPSANIATRIAQAVAVDNPEYVEVLAQGAELIVRVRSSSAASARASVDDLLACLHAAEETVAMTKR, translated from the coding sequence GTGACCGTGGAGATCCGGCGCACCTGGCCGTCGGCCAACATCGCGACGCGCATCGCCCAGGCCGTCGCCGTAGACAATCCGGAGTACGTCGAGGTTCTCGCGCAGGGGGCGGAGCTGATCGTGCGGGTGCGATCGAGCTCCGCCGCGAGCGCGCGAGCGAGCGTCGATGACCTCCTGGCCTGCCTGCACGCCGCCGAAGAGACCGTCGCGATGACGAAGCGCTAG